Proteins co-encoded in one Cupriavidus metallidurans CH34 genomic window:
- a CDS encoding TonB-dependent receptor produces MSSHRSRHLSSRTSTQSACLPSPKPLAAALHQAMLCLAVGSGGMSINAIAQTSTDKAPETTLPAVTVSAVAASDSTDLPAAYAGGQTARGGRLGMLGNRGSLDTPFSTTSYTAQRIEDQQAVTLADVLNADPSIRFTGQTGGVTDSFMIRGFPINEGNLSEVAFDGVYGVSPNYHLFPEYMERVEVLKGPAAMLYGMSPNSGVGGVVNLVPKRAGATDLTRFTLDYASDAQVGGAVDLSRRWGNDKEWGVRFNGLHRQGPTPLDDQKSRSEVAAVSLDYHGDRLRASLDLIEQYQWIDAPTRPFLVAPGIEVPAAPDGRRNVTQPWGWWKSNDVSTLLRVEYDVADNVTVYADAGGTRSDVSRLSDQTPTILNAAGDTSAAVQNWRFQINRMSFDTGVRAKFDTGPVKHALALQGNLYSDRIANANVAGTPVRSNIYHPVVSPEQSIAPPSFVPKVSDSTLSGVAVVDTVSTMDDRVALTLGLRYQQVESNNYNTATGAKSSSYDENAVTPLAGIVFRPWRNVSFYANYVEGLSKGDIAPATASNAGQVFAPYKTKQQEVGVKVDAGSIMATLAAFRMTKPSGQLFGTVYAVDSEQRNQGLELTVSGEVVRRVRLLGGITWLDGKLTKTNSTATQGNRPVGVPDFMANLGAEWDLPWLQGLTLTGALNYTGRTYVNQANTQSVPSWTTVDVGARYRTKVSGKTTTFRATVINAFDKHYWSGVASYSTISQGAPRTFLGSVTVDF; encoded by the coding sequence ATGTCGTCACACCGATCCCGCCATCTGTCATCCCGCACCAGCACCCAGTCCGCATGCCTCCCTTCGCCCAAGCCACTTGCTGCCGCGCTCCATCAGGCGATGCTCTGTCTTGCCGTCGGCTCGGGTGGCATGTCGATCAACGCCATCGCGCAGACTTCCACGGACAAGGCTCCGGAAACCACCCTTCCTGCAGTGACGGTGAGCGCCGTGGCCGCCAGTGATTCCACCGATCTCCCGGCAGCCTATGCGGGCGGGCAAACCGCGCGCGGCGGCCGCCTCGGGATGCTCGGCAACCGTGGCAGCCTGGATACCCCGTTCTCCACCACCAGCTACACGGCCCAGCGCATCGAGGATCAACAGGCCGTGACCCTGGCCGACGTGCTCAACGCGGACCCTTCGATTCGTTTCACCGGCCAGACTGGCGGTGTCACCGACTCGTTCATGATTCGCGGCTTCCCGATCAATGAAGGCAACCTGTCGGAAGTCGCGTTCGACGGCGTGTATGGCGTTTCGCCGAACTACCATCTCTTTCCTGAATACATGGAGCGCGTCGAGGTCCTCAAGGGGCCGGCCGCGATGCTCTACGGGATGTCGCCCAACAGCGGTGTGGGGGGCGTGGTGAACCTCGTTCCCAAGCGGGCGGGTGCCACGGACCTGACACGCTTCACGCTCGACTATGCGTCGGACGCCCAAGTGGGCGGGGCCGTTGACTTGAGCCGTCGCTGGGGCAACGACAAGGAGTGGGGCGTTCGCTTCAATGGCTTGCACCGCCAGGGGCCCACGCCGCTGGACGACCAGAAGTCACGCAGCGAGGTGGCGGCCGTATCGCTTGACTATCACGGCGACCGTCTGCGGGCATCGCTCGACCTGATCGAGCAGTACCAGTGGATCGATGCGCCGACGCGCCCGTTTCTGGTGGCTCCTGGCATCGAAGTGCCGGCGGCACCCGATGGTCGGCGTAACGTCACGCAGCCTTGGGGATGGTGGAAGTCCAACGACGTCTCGACGCTGTTGCGCGTCGAATATGACGTGGCGGACAACGTCACTGTCTATGCCGATGCCGGCGGGACGCGGTCCGACGTGTCCCGCCTCTCGGACCAGACCCCGACAATCCTCAACGCGGCAGGCGATACTTCCGCCGCAGTGCAAAACTGGAGGTTTCAGATCAACCGGATGTCGTTCGATACCGGCGTGCGCGCGAAGTTCGACACCGGTCCGGTCAAGCATGCACTTGCGTTGCAGGGCAATCTCTATTCGGATCGTATTGCCAACGCCAACGTCGCGGGAACGCCGGTCCGCTCGAATATCTACCACCCGGTGGTGAGCCCCGAGCAGTCGATCGCGCCGCCGAGCTTTGTTCCAAAGGTGTCGGATTCCACGCTCTCCGGCGTAGCCGTGGTCGACACGGTCAGCACCATGGATGATCGCGTGGCCCTGACGCTTGGCTTGCGGTATCAACAGGTCGAGTCGAACAACTACAACACCGCAACCGGCGCAAAGTCGTCCTCGTATGACGAGAACGCTGTGACGCCGCTGGCCGGCATCGTCTTCAGGCCATGGCGCAATGTTTCCTTCTATGCGAACTATGTCGAGGGGCTGAGCAAGGGTGATATCGCACCGGCCACTGCTTCGAATGCAGGTCAGGTATTCGCCCCCTACAAGACGAAGCAGCAAGAGGTCGGCGTCAAGGTCGATGCCGGATCCATCATGGCCACGCTGGCAGCCTTCCGCATGACCAAGCCGAGCGGCCAGTTGTTCGGCACGGTTTACGCTGTGGACAGCGAACAACGAAATCAGGGGCTGGAGCTGACTGTCTCTGGCGAAGTGGTGCGGCGTGTTCGGCTGCTGGGCGGCATTACCTGGCTGGACGGCAAGCTGACCAAGACCAATAGCACTGCGACGCAGGGCAACCGGCCGGTGGGCGTACCGGACTTCATGGCCAATCTTGGCGCCGAATGGGACCTGCCCTGGCTGCAGGGCCTGACGTTGACTGGCGCGCTCAACTACACGGGTCGCACCTACGTCAACCAGGCCAACACGCAGTCGGTGCCGTCGTGGACCACCGTCGACGTTGGGGCTCGCTACCGGACGAAGGTGTCGGGCAAGACCACCACGTTCCGGGCCACGGTCATCAATGCCTTCGACAAGCATTACTGGTCGGGCGTGGCTTCTTACAGCACGATCTCGCAGGGCGCACCGCGCACGTTCCTCGGCTCGGTGACGGTGGACTTCTGA
- a CDS encoding FecR domain-containing protein → MSSSQADLPSEVIDAAIDWAIRLLFNEPSDEMRQRFLVWEGADPRHRLAWQRIQSLRDGFPRVPATLAVETLRNAETIRGRRQAGRRQAIKLLALGGVSAFGLSMAYRESPWRSWAADVHTGVGEQRRLALEDGTVVVLNTETALDIRFDGQHRDVLLRRGEILVTTGHDGDAARPFRVQTPFGAMRALGTRFAVRLEADRACVSVQQGAVALHDGKAPSQAVATPGTTWTMTQDTSALSDAAALSPDSWANGLLSGSNMRLADVLAELARYRHGRIDCDPAVADLVISGAYRIDDTDRTLRFLEKALPIRVSYFTRYWVRVGPRVHA, encoded by the coding sequence ATGTCCAGTTCGCAAGCCGATTTGCCGTCAGAAGTCATTGATGCGGCCATTGATTGGGCCATCCGCCTGCTGTTCAATGAACCCAGCGACGAGATGCGCCAGCGCTTTCTGGTCTGGGAGGGCGCGGATCCCCGGCACCGGCTGGCATGGCAACGCATCCAATCACTACGCGATGGATTCCCCCGTGTGCCGGCGACGCTGGCTGTGGAGACGCTCCGCAACGCCGAGACCATTCGCGGCCGCCGCCAGGCAGGGCGCCGCCAGGCGATCAAGTTGCTGGCTCTGGGTGGCGTATCGGCGTTTGGGTTGTCCATGGCCTATCGCGAATCGCCATGGAGAAGCTGGGCCGCCGACGTGCATACCGGCGTGGGCGAGCAACGCAGGCTGGCGCTGGAAGATGGCACGGTCGTCGTGCTCAACACCGAGACCGCCCTCGATATTCGCTTCGATGGCCAACATCGCGACGTGTTGCTTCGGCGTGGCGAGATTCTGGTCACGACTGGGCACGACGGCGACGCAGCGCGGCCATTCCGTGTGCAAACGCCGTTCGGCGCGATGCGCGCGCTCGGAACACGTTTCGCGGTGCGGCTCGAAGCGGATCGCGCGTGTGTCAGCGTGCAGCAGGGCGCGGTCGCGCTGCACGACGGCAAAGCGCCATCGCAAGCCGTTGCCACACCGGGCACGACCTGGACGATGACGCAGGACACGAGCGCATTGAGCGATGCCGCCGCGCTGTCGCCCGACAGCTGGGCCAACGGGCTGCTATCCGGCAGCAACATGCGCCTGGCCGACGTGCTTGCGGAGCTGGCCCGCTATCGCCACGGGCGCATCGATTGCGATCCCGCCGTGGCGGATCTGGTCATCTCGGGTGCGTACCGCATCGACGATACGGATCGCACGCTGCGTTTTCTGGAGAAGGCGCTGCCAATCCGGGTGTCGTACTTCACGCGCTACTGGGTTCGCGTCGGGCCCAGGGTGCATGCCTGA
- a CDS encoding sigma-70 family RNA polymerase sigma factor has translation MDPGTRSQVDVLYSRHHAWLQGWLLRKIGNACDAADIAQDVFVRVLHRKVVEIREPRTYLGTIANGLVIDFWRRRELEQAWLETLAQLPEAHTPSPESRLHFLQTLIEIDQMLDTLKPNARTAFLLAQLDGLTCPQIAERIGMSLATVERYISQALRRCYALQFGA, from the coding sequence ATGGATCCAGGTACCCGTTCGCAGGTCGATGTCCTTTACAGCCGGCATCACGCATGGCTGCAAGGCTGGCTGTTGCGAAAGATCGGCAATGCATGCGATGCGGCGGACATCGCCCAGGATGTATTCGTCAGGGTGCTTCACAGGAAAGTCGTCGAGATCCGTGAGCCGCGCACCTACCTGGGCACCATTGCCAATGGGCTGGTCATCGATTTCTGGCGGCGGCGGGAACTTGAGCAAGCATGGCTGGAGACGCTGGCTCAATTGCCGGAAGCACATACGCCATCGCCCGAAAGCCGTCTGCACTTCCTGCAGACGTTGATCGAGATCGATCAGATGCTCGATACGCTGAAGCCGAACGCGCGCACGGCATTCCTGCTGGCGCAGCTCGACGGCCTGACTTGCCCGCAGATCGCGGAGCGCATTGGCATGTCGCTGGCGACCGTCGAGCGGTACATCAGCCAGGCGCTGCGCCGATGCTACGCGTTGCAGTTCGGCGCTTAG
- a CDS encoding Bug family tripartite tricarboxylate transporter substrate binding protein: MQTSRRTWLAQAGTLAGAAMLGGVGQALAQPSYPSKPIRLVVPYPAGGGTDTVGRMIGQRLAEAWGQPVVVDNKPGASGMLGNDTVAKAAPDGYTVLLAITALIQSPSLYKRMPYDVNKDFTPVSLIAKSSDLFVVPNRVPASTLREFIALAKAGKLSYGSYGNGTSSHLHGELLRQQTGVELTHIPYKGAAPLLNDLLGGQVDSAFVDVTSAYPYLTSGKFKILGITGTQRYKAIPNVPTFAEQGLPGFEPSGWFALFLPANAPKDVTSRMAAEVARIVKLPEISQKLAGMGLQPVGSAPQELAAVVSGDMPKWAKIVQDAHIQLD, from the coding sequence ATGCAAACGAGCAGACGAACCTGGCTGGCGCAAGCCGGCACCCTGGCGGGCGCCGCCATGCTGGGCGGCGTTGGCCAGGCACTGGCCCAGCCCAGCTACCCGAGCAAGCCGATACGGCTGGTCGTGCCGTATCCGGCCGGCGGCGGCACCGATACTGTGGGCCGCATGATCGGCCAACGGCTGGCCGAAGCCTGGGGCCAGCCCGTGGTCGTTGACAACAAGCCCGGCGCCAGCGGCATGCTCGGCAACGATACCGTGGCCAAGGCCGCGCCCGATGGCTACACGGTGCTGCTGGCCATCACCGCGCTGATCCAGTCGCCCAGCCTCTACAAGCGTATGCCGTATGACGTGAACAAGGATTTCACGCCGGTCTCGCTGATTGCCAAATCGTCCGACCTGTTTGTCGTGCCCAACCGTGTTCCGGCCAGCACGCTACGTGAATTCATCGCGCTGGCCAAGGCCGGCAAGCTCAGTTACGGTTCATACGGCAACGGGACTTCGTCGCATCTGCACGGCGAGCTCCTACGGCAGCAGACCGGCGTCGAACTGACACATATTCCGTACAAGGGGGCTGCGCCCTTGCTCAACGATCTGCTCGGCGGCCAGGTGGATTCGGCTTTCGTCGATGTGACATCGGCGTATCCGTACCTGACCAGCGGCAAATTCAAGATCCTGGGCATTACCGGTACCCAGCGCTACAAGGCGATTCCGAACGTGCCGACGTTCGCGGAGCAGGGTTTGCCTGGATTTGAGCCTAGCGGATGGTTTGCGCTGTTCCTGCCCGCCAATGCGCCGAAAGACGTGACCAGCCGTATGGCCGCCGAGGTGGCGCGGATCGTCAAGCTGCCTGAAATCAGCCAGAAGCTGGCGGGTATGGGCCTGCAACCGGTCGGGTCGGCGCCGCAGGAACTGGCGGCGGTGGTCTCGGGTGATATGCCCAAGTGGGCCAAGATCGTGCAGGACGCCCATATCCAGCTCGACTGA
- a CDS encoding long-chain fatty acid--CoA ligase: MKSASTSQPYRSPAWPAGLPGTLHVPQTSLFHNLEVAARRYPGKTAIQYFGTAITYAELLDDVERMAGYLQQSCGIQPGDRVVLYSQNAPQFIVAYYAILRAEAVVVPANPMWLEAELEHVVADSGAVAAFCGSELYERVASLHGKALRHVITYHYAGMLRDDGGLPVPAWLREPAPASRAAPGGAMPVDWDTARNAGQRPRAHEAGYNTLCMLAYTSGTTGNPKGCMHTHGTMMSSAVGSQVWRSSSPESVVLAVAPMFHLLGMQNCMHSPIYLGATVVLMPRWDRALAADLIERYRVSAWGAPPAMLVDFFAQPDVARRDLSSLAFLGGGGAAMPDAVANMLQERFGLPYVEAYGMTETASFLLSNPRQKPKRECLGIATFGVDARVVDPESLAELPQGEIGEIVVHGGQVMQGYWNNPQANAESFIEIAGKRFLRTGDLGFMDEEGYFFMRDRLKRMINASGFKVWPAEVENLLYGHPAIHEACVIAARDEHRGETVKAVVALRPESRGTPEADAERIMAWCRERLAAYKVPRIVEFVDALPKSATGKILWRALQEDAMRA, translated from the coding sequence ATGAAGTCCGCCAGTACATCCCAGCCTTACCGTTCTCCCGCCTGGCCTGCCGGCCTGCCTGGCACGCTGCATGTGCCGCAGACCAGCCTGTTCCACAACCTGGAAGTGGCCGCGCGGCGCTATCCCGGCAAGACGGCGATCCAGTATTTCGGCACCGCGATCACCTATGCGGAACTGCTGGATGACGTCGAACGGATGGCCGGCTATCTGCAGCAAAGCTGCGGCATTCAGCCCGGGGATAGGGTAGTGCTTTACAGCCAGAACGCCCCGCAGTTCATCGTGGCGTACTACGCCATCCTGCGTGCCGAGGCGGTGGTCGTGCCAGCCAATCCGATGTGGCTGGAAGCCGAACTGGAGCATGTGGTTGCCGATAGCGGGGCGGTGGCCGCGTTCTGCGGCAGCGAATTGTATGAGCGCGTCGCGTCGCTGCATGGCAAGGCGCTGCGTCATGTGATCACGTACCACTACGCGGGGATGCTGCGCGACGATGGTGGCCTGCCGGTTCCGGCCTGGCTGCGCGAGCCTGCTCCCGCGTCGCGCGCGGCCCCAGGTGGCGCCATGCCAGTGGACTGGGACACCGCGCGCAATGCTGGCCAGCGTCCGCGCGCGCACGAGGCTGGCTACAACACGCTTTGCATGCTGGCATATACCTCCGGCACCACGGGCAATCCCAAGGGCTGCATGCATACCCACGGCACCATGATGAGTTCCGCGGTGGGCTCGCAAGTCTGGCGCAGCAGTTCGCCGGAATCGGTGGTGCTCGCGGTGGCGCCGATGTTCCACCTGCTGGGCATGCAGAACTGCATGCATTCGCCGATCTACCTGGGTGCCACCGTGGTGCTGATGCCGCGCTGGGACCGCGCGCTTGCCGCCGATCTGATCGAGCGCTACCGCGTCTCGGCCTGGGGCGCGCCGCCGGCCATGCTGGTGGACTTTTTCGCGCAGCCCGATGTGGCCCGGCGTGACCTTTCCAGCTTGGCTTTTCTGGGTGGCGGTGGCGCGGCCATGCCCGACGCGGTGGCCAATATGTTGCAGGAACGCTTCGGCCTGCCGTACGTCGAGGCCTATGGCATGACCGAGACCGCGTCGTTCCTGCTGTCCAACCCGCGCCAGAAGCCCAAGCGTGAGTGCCTGGGCATTGCCACCTTCGGCGTGGACGCCCGCGTGGTGGACCCCGAATCGCTCGCCGAACTGCCGCAGGGCGAGATCGGCGAGATCGTCGTCCACGGCGGTCAGGTGATGCAGGGCTACTGGAACAACCCGCAGGCCAATGCGGAATCCTTCATCGAAATCGCCGGCAAGCGCTTTCTACGCACCGGCGACCTCGGTTTCATGGATGAAGAAGGCTATTTCTTCATGCGCGACCGCCTCAAGCGCATGATCAACGCGTCCGGCTTCAAGGTCTGGCCGGCCGAGGTGGAAAACCTGCTCTACGGCCACCCGGCCATCCACGAGGCCTGCGTGATCGCCGCGCGCGATGAGCATCGCGGCGAAACGGTCAAGGCCGTGGTGGCGCTGCGCCCCGAATCGCGCGGCACGCCGGAGGCCGATGCGGAACGCATCATGGCCTGGTGCCGCGAGCGTCTGGCGGCCTACAAGGTGCCGCGCATCGTCGAGTTCGTGGACGCGCTGCCCAAATCGGCCACCGGCAAGATCCTGTGGCGCGCGCTGCAGGAAGACGCCATGCGGGCATAG
- a CDS encoding tripartite tricarboxylate transporter substrate binding protein, whose translation MLANRRSALLRLGTGALALAGAFAGLSGAGTAMAQGAFPSKSVRLVVPFPAGGATDVLARAIADGLGKAWKRPVVVENRPGASGMIGADAVARAEPDGYTALLTITTLVQAPSLYTKAPFDPVKDFAAVSELGTTNLVFAINSSAVPATSLKEFIALVRAKPKQYSFGSFGTGSSGHLYGEIFNESANLDMIHVSYKGEAPELNDLLGGQVPSAVISVMGAKPHAASGRLRALAVTGASRSPQLPDVPTFKESGVSGMDSLGWFGLLLPAATPRPIVEKFSADVNKVLADPAVRMRMNDMGVILTGSTPDAFTQTVQADYARWGKVIRTHNIRLD comes from the coding sequence ATGCTGGCAAATCGCCGGAGTGCATTGCTGCGTCTTGGCACCGGAGCGCTGGCGCTGGCAGGTGCCTTTGCTGGCCTGTCTGGCGCCGGTACCGCCATGGCCCAAGGGGCTTTCCCGTCGAAATCCGTGCGCCTTGTGGTGCCGTTCCCGGCAGGCGGGGCTACCGACGTGCTGGCGCGGGCGATTGCCGATGGCCTCGGTAAGGCCTGGAAGCGCCCGGTCGTGGTGGAGAACCGCCCCGGTGCCAGCGGCATGATCGGCGCCGATGCCGTGGCCCGTGCGGAGCCGGACGGCTACACCGCGCTGCTGACCATCACCACGCTCGTGCAGGCGCCGAGCCTCTACACCAAGGCGCCCTTTGACCCAGTCAAGGACTTCGCGGCGGTATCCGAGCTTGGCACCACCAACCTGGTGTTTGCCATCAACAGTAGTGCAGTGCCGGCCACCAGCCTGAAGGAATTTATCGCGCTGGTCCGTGCCAAGCCCAAGCAGTACTCCTTCGGATCGTTTGGCACAGGCTCGAGCGGCCATCTCTACGGCGAGATATTCAACGAATCCGCCAACCTCGACATGATCCACGTCTCCTACAAGGGCGAGGCGCCGGAGTTGAACGACTTGCTCGGTGGCCAGGTGCCATCCGCGGTGATCTCGGTAATGGGCGCCAAGCCCCACGCCGCGTCCGGGCGTCTGCGCGCGCTTGCCGTGACCGGCGCGTCGCGCTCGCCCCAACTGCCTGATGTGCCGACCTTCAAGGAGAGCGGCGTTTCCGGGATGGATTCGCTGGGCTGGTTCGGCCTGCTGCTGCCAGCCGCCACGCCGCGGCCGATCGTCGAGAAGTTCTCTGCCGACGTCAACAAGGTGTTGGCAGACCCCGCGGTGCGTATGCGCATGAACGACATGGGCGTGATCCTGACCGGCAGCACGCCCGATGCCTTTACGCAGACCGTGCAGGCCGACTATGCCCGCTGGGGCAAAGTGATCCGTACCCACAACATTCGTCTTGATTGA
- a CDS encoding AraC family transcriptional regulator codes for MHIVATPAHRHPVPGKQRSTVVPGPALAGTTGTTGTTGTIIAPLAATATPARHTIAIHHVDQILLGVRRLGFDIDALLRRAAISPALLASPNARVTQDQYAALIRTLRRTTRDELWGLLSRPVPPGVFAQAAGAMIHSATLEEAIQAGLRQYRLHIDEFTPRLHLSPDGKTASLILHGHAPASPCQIFAKSTFAFHAYGLINWLVARRVPLSRVDLGSGPPQALTDTERIFNTTVRYGQSCTALHFDAAWLRLPVMQDPAGLREFLLETPHKLLVRYRDNSCLAERIRLHLRSHLDDELPSLEQMAQMLRLTPQTLSRRLRDEGRGYQNIKDNLRRDAAIGMLEHSCLSLQQVALRLGFSELSTFHRAFKKWTGVAPGEYRQRGMQPISPIEDDSPRQSA; via the coding sequence ATGCACATCGTTGCCACTCCCGCTCACCGGCACCCCGTGCCGGGCAAGCAGCGCAGCACCGTTGTACCGGGTCCGGCATTGGCTGGCACTACTGGCACTACCGGCACTACCGGCACCATCATCGCCCCGCTTGCGGCAACGGCAACGCCAGCCCGCCATACCATCGCCATCCATCATGTCGACCAGATCCTGCTCGGGGTGCGCCGACTGGGATTCGACATCGATGCCCTGCTGCGGCGCGCCGCGATCTCTCCGGCGCTGCTGGCGTCGCCGAACGCGCGCGTGACCCAGGACCAGTACGCCGCGCTGATCCGTACGCTGCGCCGCACCACGCGCGACGAACTGTGGGGCCTGCTTAGCCGCCCCGTGCCTCCCGGCGTCTTCGCCCAGGCGGCCGGCGCAATGATCCATAGCGCCACCCTGGAAGAAGCCATCCAGGCCGGGTTGCGCCAATACCGGCTGCATATCGACGAATTCACGCCACGGCTGCACCTCAGCCCCGATGGCAAGACCGCTTCCCTGATATTGCACGGGCATGCGCCGGCCTCGCCGTGCCAGATCTTCGCCAAGTCGACCTTCGCGTTCCATGCTTACGGCCTGATCAACTGGCTGGTGGCACGGCGTGTACCCCTGTCGCGCGTCGATCTGGGTTCGGGCCCGCCCCAGGCGCTGACCGACACCGAGCGCATCTTCAATACGACGGTCCGATACGGGCAGTCCTGCACGGCCCTGCACTTCGATGCCGCCTGGCTGCGGCTGCCAGTGATGCAGGATCCCGCTGGCCTGCGCGAATTCCTGCTTGAGACCCCGCACAAGCTGCTGGTGCGTTATCGCGACAATAGCTGCCTGGCGGAACGCATCCGGCTGCACCTGCGCTCCCACCTGGATGACGAGCTGCCGTCGCTGGAGCAGATGGCGCAGATGCTGCGCCTGACACCGCAAACCCTGAGCCGTCGCTTGCGCGATGAAGGCCGCGGTTACCAGAACATCAAGGACAACCTGCGCCGCGACGCGGCGATCGGCATGCTCGAGCACTCATGCCTGTCGCTGCAACAGGTGGCGCTGAGGCTGGGCTTTTCCGAGCTGAGCACCTTCCACCGCGCATTCAAGAAATGGACCGGCGTCGCGCCCGGCGAGTACCGGCAGCGCGGCATGCAACCTATCTCGCCCATCGAGGACGATAGCCCTCGGCAAAGTGCCTGA
- a CDS encoding LysR family transcriptional regulator: MKLHQLRILLAVAQHGSIHEASRGLHISQPALSKAIAELERELGVTLLSRSVRGVSLTAYGMALVKRATVVEQELRHALEDIESIRGHAEAELNIGFTAVASSGPLPDAMAALRKRFPNVALRGFEQRPQQIQEGLREGRLDLGLISTNSGPGAGGLQWESLFSVPMRLAVRPGHPLRRVRRLRPLLDADWLVLDPLDDPGSPISSLMRLHRLEIPRRVVQSASNLLGLQLATKTDLISMWSDFVFRGTGGPLRMDPGSLEVLAMEDELPDFNVYLVYRSMDLMTHVCAEFSKEIRHFAEGYRPRWAR; the protein is encoded by the coding sequence GTGAAGCTACATCAACTGCGCATTCTGCTGGCCGTGGCGCAGCACGGCAGCATCCACGAGGCGTCACGCGGGCTGCATATTTCGCAGCCCGCGCTATCCAAGGCCATCGCTGAACTGGAGCGAGAGCTTGGCGTCACGCTGCTGTCCCGCTCCGTGCGCGGTGTGAGTCTGACTGCGTACGGGATGGCGCTGGTCAAGCGCGCCACCGTAGTCGAGCAGGAACTGCGACACGCGCTGGAAGACATCGAATCCATACGCGGCCATGCGGAAGCCGAACTCAATATCGGGTTTACCGCCGTGGCCTCCAGTGGCCCGCTGCCCGATGCCATGGCGGCGTTGCGCAAGCGCTTTCCCAATGTCGCCTTGCGTGGCTTCGAGCAGCGCCCGCAGCAGATTCAGGAGGGGCTGCGGGAGGGGCGGCTTGATCTCGGGCTGATCTCCACCAATAGCGGGCCGGGAGCGGGCGGACTCCAGTGGGAGTCCTTGTTCTCGGTGCCGATGCGTCTGGCCGTGCGGCCGGGCCATCCACTACGGCGTGTCCGCCGGCTGCGTCCGCTGCTGGATGCCGACTGGCTGGTGCTGGACCCGCTCGATGACCCCGGCAGCCCGATATCAAGCCTGATGCGATTGCACCGACTGGAAATACCGCGCCGGGTCGTGCAGAGCGCATCCAATCTACTGGGGCTGCAGCTGGCCACCAAGACCGACCTTATCAGCATGTGGTCGGACTTCGTTTTCCGGGGCACTGGCGGGCCATTGCGCATGGACCCCGGTTCGCTGGAGGTGCTAGCGATGGAAGACGAACTGCCGGACTTCAACGTCTACCTGGTCTATCGCTCGATGGACCTGATGACGCATGTCTGTGCCGAGTTCAGCAAGGAAATCAGGCACTTTGCCGAGGGCTATCGTCCTCGATGGGCGAGATAG
- a CDS encoding MFS transporter, with the protein MNDVTLQPALSPAPAAAEPRRTSQARLIAACSIGNALEMYDFTVYSFFALMIGKLFFPSESAYGSLLLAVATFGIGFVMRPLGGFVIGNYADRHGRKAAMTLTIGLMVVGTLCLAVAPTYATAGLLGPLIILAGRLLQGFSLGGEIGASTAMLMEAGGIRGRGFRVSWQLGSQGIAALCGALTAAVLYGSLSTEALQSWGWRVPFFLGLLIAPVGFYIRSHLDETHTAETHAPSPLGTLFREHGTLVAKGVLTIIGGTVGTYLVIYFMPTYMIRELHLPASLSLLAGCVTGLTSFAASLCSGWLADRLQRRKPLVVASILSTVVALYPAFWLMTHYPSVPLVLSLSALLTASLYLGTTPLLLMMMEMLPIKVRASGLSVIYAIGVTVFGGSCQFVVTWLLARTGNQLSPAFYMMACSAVTLLTVLTLREVRETH; encoded by the coding sequence ATGAATGACGTCACCCTGCAGCCGGCTCTTTCCCCCGCACCGGCTGCTGCCGAGCCACGACGAACCAGCCAGGCCCGGCTGATCGCCGCCTGCTCCATCGGCAACGCGCTGGAAATGTATGACTTCACCGTCTACAGCTTCTTCGCGCTCATGATCGGCAAGCTGTTCTTCCCCTCCGAGAGCGCCTACGGTTCGCTGCTGCTGGCCGTGGCAACGTTCGGTATCGGCTTTGTGATGCGGCCGCTGGGCGGCTTCGTGATCGGCAACTATGCCGACCGCCACGGGCGCAAGGCTGCCATGACGCTGACCATCGGCCTGATGGTGGTTGGAACGCTTTGTCTGGCGGTGGCCCCGACGTACGCCACGGCGGGCCTGCTTGGCCCGCTGATCATTCTGGCGGGGCGTCTGCTCCAGGGCTTCTCGCTGGGCGGCGAGATCGGTGCCTCCACCGCCATGCTGATGGAGGCTGGCGGTATCCGCGGGCGTGGATTTCGTGTGAGCTGGCAGCTTGGCAGCCAGGGCATCGCCGCCCTGTGCGGCGCGCTGACAGCGGCGGTGCTGTACGGCAGCCTGTCGACGGAAGCGCTGCAGAGCTGGGGATGGCGCGTGCCGTTCTTCCTGGGCTTGCTGATTGCGCCTGTTGGCTTTTACATCCGATCGCATCTGGACGAAACGCACACGGCCGAGACCCATGCGCCAAGCCCGCTCGGCACGCTGTTCCGCGAACACGGCACCCTGGTGGCCAAAGGCGTCCTCACCATCATCGGCGGTACCGTCGGCACGTATCTGGTGATCTATTTCATGCCGACCTACATGATCCGGGAACTGCACCTCCCGGCCTCGCTATCGCTACTGGCAGGGTGCGTCACGGGTCTGACCAGCTTTGCCGCGTCGCTCTGCTCCGGCTGGCTGGCCGACCGCCTCCAGCGCCGCAAACCGCTGGTGGTCGCCTCCATCCTGTCCACCGTGGTGGCCCTCTATCCGGCCTTCTGGCTGATGACGCACTACCCCAGCGTGCCGCTGGTGCTGTCGCTCTCCGCGCTGCTGACCGCGAGCCTGTATCTGGGAACGACGCCACTGCTGCTCATGATGATGGAGATGCTGCCGATCAAGGTACGGGCCAGCGGCCTGTCGGTGATCTACGCCATCGGCGTCACGGTGTTCGGCGGCTCGTGCCAGTTCGTCGTCACCTGGCTGCTGGCCCGCACCGGCAATCAGCTGTCC